The window ACAGTGGCGGTGATCGCTGTGGGATGTCTTGCGTCGACAGAAGCCACGGCAGGTGGCCGGCCGGGCGATGCGGTGGCTGTTGGCATCGTCGGCGGCCTGGCCGTCGGCGCGCTGTTGGGCTCCACCATGGCTGCCGGTGCGGCTCCGGCCTATGTCTACGAGAGGGACTATTATTCGCCGGCCCCTGTCGTCCACTACCATCGTCACGTGTACGAATACGGCGACGAATATCCGGGCGGATATGATTACGTCTATCGATCCGGGTACCGGGAAGGTTACTCGGACGGCTATTGGGACAACGATTGAACGCAGATCGGCGTCGTCGCCGGCTGACCGTTGTGATACGGCGCGGGTCCGGACGAGCGGCCCCGCCCTAATAATTGATCCGCAGCCCCACGCCGCCGTGAAGCGTGTTGCCGACCGGCTGCGGTCCGGCGGTGCCGTTGAGGAAGAGGTCGGCGATCCAGCCCTTGGTGATGCGGAAGCCGACGCGGCCGCCATATTCGAACCAGCCCTGGTTGCCGATCGTCGGCACGATGGTGCCATCGCCGGTGACGGTGGCGACGATGCCGGAATGGGTGGCGAAGGATTGCACCCAGCCGCCATTGATGTTGGTTTCGATGTTCGATCCGAACAGATGCGTCCACTGGCCGCCGATCTTGACCAGGCTGGTGCGATCGGTGCCGTCGGCGATGGTCGCGTCGAACGGATTGAAGGCAATTGCAGGATCGCTATAGCCCTTGACGCGCTGCCAGAGCTGCCAGACCTCGACCGAAGCCGCGACCTCGTCGCGCGCCGACAGCCGGTTGATCCAGCCCGCCCGCCCATAGACGCCGTAATTCTCGCTCGAGGTCTGGCCGGTGACCGACACCGGGCCGAGGTTGGTCGCGTAGCTGCGGGTGTAGCGCACTTTCTCCGACGGCGAGAGGATGGTGCCGATATCGAAGAACGGCCGCGACGAGCCCCAGTCGACGAAGTCGTAGCGCAGGGCGAAGGCGCCGATCGGGGCGCTGGTGACGTTGTAGCCGCCCTCGCCATATTGGGTGTAGGCGATGCCGGCGAGCAGCGACAGGTTCGGCGTAATGGTCTTGCGGCCATGGATGCCGGCCGAGAACGAGCCGGCGGAGCCGAAGGCACTGATGCAGTCGTCGCAATTGACCTGCTCGTTGACGCCGAGCAGCACCGATCCGAGCACGCGGTTGGTGATCATCTGGTTGAAGCGCTGGTCGGCGAGGTTGTTGATCGAACTGCCGCTCGACGGTGCGCCGGTGATCGGTGTTGGCGACGGGCTGGGCGTCGGTGTCGGCGTGGGCGTAGGTGTCGGCGTTGGCGATGGTGTGGCAGTAGGTGTCGGCGTCGGCGTTGGGGTCGATGTACAGTTTGACGACGCTGACAGCGTATCGGGATTCGTACAGTTCGGCGTCGGGCTCTGCGCCTGAGCCGGCGCAGCCCCTGCCTGCAGCATCGTGAGCGACAGCGCCATGGTCAGGACCGCCGACAGGACCAGGTGATGGATATGCCGCACCATGCTCACCGTCCGCACAGCATGCCGGTCGGGTCGTCCGCGACCGGCGGCGTCACCGGCGACGCGTCCGCGAACTGGGTGACGGTGCAGAGGCCCGCGGCCTGGGTGCAGGTCGCGGCAAAGGTCCAGGGCGGGTTGTTGGTCTTCTGGATCGTGGTGCGGCCGCCGCTCGAGGTGATGATCGCGGTGTCGCCGGGCTGAGTCAGATCGATGCATTGCCGGTTCGACGTACACACCGTCGATGCGCCTTCCTGCAACACGACGGTGGTCTTGCCGCGCTGCGACAGGATGTCGAGCACCGTGCCGCGAACGCCGATGGTCGCAAGCGGCGTCGTGATCGTGTAGGCGGCCTTGTTCGAGTGGCCGGTGACGAAGCGGAACGCTCCCGAGGTCAGGCGGATTGCAACATCGCGATAGTGATGCTCGTCGTCGAACACGGTGCGGTCGAGCTTGAGCGAGGCATTCGGTCCGAGCGACAGGTTGGTGCTGTCGGCCATCACCAGCCGGGCGGCGCTCTCGAGGCCGGTGCGCACCGTCTCGTCGCGCAGCAGCGCGTCGCCGACATTGATCGGTGTGGTCGCGGCCGCAACGCGGACAACCTCGTTCTTCACCATGGCCGCTTCGCCGACGCGCGTCTGCGCCTGAACGGGATGAGCCGTCAGTGCGACCGCAAGACCGAGTGCAAGGAGAGAGAAAAAGCTGTGGCGCGAATTCATTGCAATACCGATCGACCTACCCTCTCATCGTACCGGATCGCGGACGCAGCTGATATTGTATAATTGTCACAAGCCGTGTTGAGTTGCGCCGGATGGTTCGTGTCGATGGATTCGAAAATGCTCCGTCGCTGCGGACATCAACGTGAGATTTGATCACACTCGTCACATACATCACACTCCTGGCTGTCGTAGCTCACACTTCGCTCACACTGGTTCCCCTCGCAGCGTGCTCGTCCTTTGATCATCGCATCCGAATCTCCTTCTGTTCTGCGGCGTCCCGTCGCGCGCACGGCGATCGTCGCGACGATCATCTTCATCGTCGCCCATGTCGTGTTGCTGCTCGGGATCACCACGCCGGACAAGCTCTATTTCGATGAAGTGCATTACGTGCCCGCGGCGCGCCAGATGCTGTTGCCGGTGATCGAGGGCCCGATCCTCAACCCGATGCATCCGCCGCTCGCCAAGGAGATCATCGCGCTGTCGATCAAGGCATTCGGCGACGTGCCGCTCGGATGGCGCTATCCCGCGGCGCTGTTCGGCGCGCTTGCGCTGGTCGCCGTTTATCTCGGCGCCCTCGCACTGTTCGCCTCGCAGGAGCGCGCCATCGCAGCCGTGCTGCTTGCCTTCTTCAACCAGATGCTGTTCGTGCAGGCGCGGATCGCGATGCTGGATATTTTCGCGCTCGCCTTCTGTCTGTTCGCGATCGCAGCCTTCATCCACGGCTTCAGGCAGAAGCGCCCGCAGTCTACCTTCGCGCTGACGGGAGTTTTCGCAGGGCTTGCCTGTGCCTGCAAATGGAGCGGGCTGTTCGTGCTCGCGACCTGCATCGCGATCGTGGCGGTGATCAGCCTGATGCAGGGCTGGCGCACCCGCTTCGCCGACGCCAATGCGGAGGACTGGTACCGGCCGGACCTGTGGCCGGATTTCCGTCTTCGCCACTTCATCGTCTGTTTCGTGCTGATCCCGGCGGCCGTCTATCTCGCGAGCTTCGTGCCGCTGTACGGCTTATCGTTCACCGACCTCGTCGAGGCACAGCGCCGCATCTTTGCCGACAACACCACGACTGCGATCGCGGGCCACACCTATATGAGCTCATGGCCGTCCTGGCCGTTCCTGGTGCGCCCGGTCTGGTACCTGTTCGAGAAGGTCGGCGATGACAGGTTCGCCGCGATCGTGTTTCTCGGCAATCCGCTGGTGCTGTGGCCGGCGTTGATCGCGCTGATCGTTGCGCTGCGCGACTGGATCGCGACCCGCAGCCGCGATGCGTTTCTCGTGCTTGCGTTCTATCTCGGCCCGTATCTCGCCTGGGCGCTGCTGCCGCGCACGCTCGGTTTCATCTATTATTACCTGCCGGCCGCGACCACAGCGAGCTTCGTGCTGGTCTACGCCTTGACGCGCAAGGGGATGCCGCGCTGGCTGTTGTGGGCCTTCGTGGCGGTCGGATGCGCAGGCTTCATCGCGATGCTGCCGATCACGATTGCCGCCATCGGGACGTCGATGGCGACCTTCAATCGGCTGATGCTGTTCCAGAGCTGGATTTGAATCTCTCGGAACAAGCGATCCGCCTGCCGGGCGTGACGGGCGGATCCAGAGCGTTTTCGAGCGAAGTGGACGCCGGTTCGCGTGAAGAAAACGCGTTCAGATGAAAGGCGGAGCTTCGGTTCAATCTGAACCGAAGCTCCAGGCTGCGGGAGATTACTGCGACGCCGTCTTGGCATCCATGTTGACGACCTGCACGCGGCGGTTGGTCGGGTCCATCGGTGCGCTCGGATCCTTCGGCCGGGTCTTGCCGTAGCCGACGGTCACGAGATCAGAGCCGTTCAGGCCGTAATGCTCGACCAGATAGTTCTTGATGGTGTCGGCGCGGCGCTCCGAGAGATCCTGATTATAGGCCTCGCTGCCGATCGCGTCGGTGTGGCCGGCGACGACGAAGGTCGAGCCCTTCATGCTGGCGTCCGACAGCGCCTTGCCGAGCTCCTGCACCGCTTGGGCGGAGCCCTTGGCGATGTCAGCCGAGTTGTAGTCGAAGTGAATCTCCAGATCGATCTTCGGCTTGTTGGCGGCGATGTCGGCGATCTCCTGGCGTTCGCCCAATGACAGCGATCGGGTCTGCCGGTTGCGAACGGTGTTGAGGAAGCTCGCCTCCTTGGCCGAGGCGGCCGGGTCGACCTGCGTGCCGGCGGAGAGGCCGCGGGTGGCCGACTTCGGCTTCAGCGCATTGAGGATCTGGGCGGCCGGAACGGTGTCGCTGCCGGCCAGTGCGACGCCCGCCGTCATCGATAGCGCAGCGCCGATCGTCAAAAGAGCCAAGGAAAAGGAGCGGGTCATGGTTTTGATCCTTAAATGCCAGGCCAGCCAATCCGGCTGTTGTCGTTTTGATGCTGCGAATCTAGGACTGGTTCAAAGCCGCGAATGTGATCTATGTCACAGTTGAATGGACCGGCCCCTGTCTCGTGCCGTGCAGGGGCCGGCGACGGAGAGGAGAACATCTTGGCCCAAGTCAATCGTGTCCTCCGCTCGATCAATGACGAAGGCGCTTCGCGTTGCGTCGATATCTTCGTTCGCCCGGAAGGGACCATCGGTTTCGAGGAATATCGGCGGGACGTGGAGGATGGCCGCGGCTGGTTTCCGGTTGGCGGTCATTCGTCCCGGGTTTTCCATGAGGAAAACGCCGCGCTCGCGGCGGCGATGGCGGACGTTCCCTGGTTGCGGCGGGCCATTGGATCGGACTAAAGAGCGATGAGATTTGGTTGAGCTGAAACGGCGTCAAAAGTTCACCTCTCCCTTGGGAGAGGTCGATTTGCGTAGCAAATCGGGTGAGGGGTTACGGTCTATCGAGAGGGCAAGAGCCGTCACCCGGATTGCTTTGCAATCCGACCTCTCCCCGCCGGGGAGAGGTGATCCGAAACCTTGGCGGGTCGATTCAACCAAATTCATCCCGCTTAGCTGCAGCCCGGGGCGCCGAAGCGTGCACAATCGGCGGAGCTGATTTCCCTGACGCGGCTCTCCACAGCAGCGCGAATCTCACTACATTGCCTGGGCAATGCCCCGCGTCGCCGAACCCTTATCCCTGAACAATGCCGCCGCCCGCCATATCTGGCTGCGCGCGCAACGGCTCGATACGACGGCGCCGTTCGGGGACGGGGCATCAGCCGTGGCCGCTGCCGTCGATCATCTCGGCTATGTGCAGATCGACACCATCAACGTGATCGAGCGTTGCCACCACCACATCCTGTTCACCCGGATTCCGGACTACCGCCGCGCCGACCTCAAGCAGGCGCAGAGCCAGGACAAGAGTGTGTTCGAATACTGGACGCACGCGCTGTCCTACGTGCCGTCCAAGGACATCAACATCTTCCTGCCGGCGATGAAGGCACACAAGCGCGAGGGCCATAAATGGTTCGCGTCGGTGACGCCGTCGGATACCCGCAAGGTGCTGCGGCTGCTGCGGGCCGGTCCGCTGACCATCCGCGACATCGAAGACGACGTGCTGACCGAGAAGGAGCACCTCTGGCAGAGCCGCAAACCCTCGAAGCGTGCGCTGCAACTCGCCTTCTATGGCGGCGTGGTCACGATCAGCGAGCGCGCCGGCATGCTGAAGACCTACGAGCTGATGAGCAGGCATTTCGGCTGGGACAAGCCGCCGACGCCCGCACCGGCATCGGCGCGGATCGCCTATCTGCTCGACCGCGCGCTGCGCTCGCAAGGCATCGTCAGCCTGGATTCGATCTGCCATCTGGACGCGCCGAGCAAGAAGGCGGTGCGCAGCCTGATCGAGGCGAGGGTGCGCCGCAAGGAGCTCGTGCGGATCGCGCTCGACGGCGCCGGCAAGCAGGAGCATTGGGCGCGGCCCGAAGTGCTGGAGGAGACCGGCGAGGGTGATCCTGCCCTGGTTCACATCCTCTCGCCGTTCGATCCGCTGATCATCCAGCGCAAGCGCACCGAGCTGTTCTTCGGTTATGGCCACCGCTTCGAGGCCTATGTGCCGAAGGAGAAGCGCCTGTTCGGCTATTTCGCGCTGCCGGTGCTGGTCGGCGACGATATCGTTGCCGCCCTCGACCTGAAGACCGACCGGCAGAACCGGAAGCTCCTGATGCAGAAATGGAGCTGGGTCGGCAACGGCAAGAAGCAGGCGGGTCGCAAGGAGCTGAAGCGCCGCATCGAGGAGGAGCTCGACCGCTTCGAGCGTTTCCAGCTCGCGGAGTAGGGCTGGCTTTTTCATTCGTCATTGCGAGGAGCGAAGCGACGAAGCAATCCATCCCGATCTGTGGCGCCATGGATTGCTTCGCGGAGCCTGTCATCGGGCGCGCGTTCGCGCGACCCGTTGGCTCGCAATGACGCGGGGGCGGGATTGACGTGCCCCAGTTCTACCATGCCGATGCGAACGATCCCGCCCCCTGGGGGAGGTAGTCCGGGTTCCGGTCTGGCCTGTGTGCTATGAGTTTTTGCCATTGCTCAATGCGGGGCCACCCAATAATCCTCAAGGCAAGCAATAGCTTTGGGGGAAGCAGATGAGCCAGTCCGCAACCGTCGCGCCCGATCGCGGCGCCCGCAGCGAGATCGAGACGTCCACGATCCGCGCGATCTCCTGGCGGCTGATCCCGTTCCTGATCCTGGCCTACTTCTTCTCCTATCTCGACCGCGTCAATCTCGGCTTCGCCGCGCTGACCATGAACAGCGAGCTGAAGTTCTCGCCGGTGGTGTTCTCGTTCGGCGCCGGCATCTTCTTCATCGGCTATTTCATCTTCGAGGTGCCGAGCAATCTGGCGCTGGAGAGATTCGGTGCCAGCAAATGGATCGCCCGCATCATGGTGAGCTGGGGCATCCTCTCGGCACTGATGGCGGCGGTCTACGACGAGCACAGCTTCTATGCGTTGCGCTTCTTCCTCGGCGTCGCCGAGGCCGGCTTCTTCCCCGGCATCATCCTCTATCTCACCTACTGGTATCCGGCCGAGTATCGCGCGCGATTCCTCGCCGCCTTTGCGCTCGCGGTGCCGATTTCGACCGTGATCGGCGCCCCGATCTCCGGCCTGTTGCTCGGGCTGGACGGCGTGATGGGGCTGAAGGGCTGGCAGTGGCTGTTCGTGATCGAGGGCATTCCCTCGGTGTTGCTCGGCATCGTCACCTGGTTCTATCTCACCGATCGGCCGGAGAAGGCCGATTGGCTCTCGGCCGAGCAGAAGGCGTGGCTGAAGGCGAAGCTCGATGCCGAGGTCGCAGCCAAGCAGGCGGCGCAGCACTTCACGCTCGGCCAGGCGCTGTCCTCGCCGAAAGTACTGGCGCTGAGCGCGATCTATTTCGGCTTCGTCGCCTCGCTCTACGGCATGCAGTTCTGGCTGCCGCAGATCGTCAAGGCGTTCGGCCTCACCAACGCGCAGACCGGATTCGTCACCGCGATCCCCTATGCGTTCGGCACCGTCGCGATGATCCTGTGGGCGCGCCGGTCCGACGCCGCGCGGGAGCGCGTGTTTCATGTCGGCGCTCCGCTCTTGCTCACGGCGCTGGCGCTCGCCGTCTCCAGCTACATCACCGATCCGACCATGACCATGGTCGTGCTGACGGTCGCCGCGATCGGCGTGTTCTGCACCTTCGCGGTGTTCTGGACGCTGCCGACCGCCTGGCTGTCAGGCACCGCCGCCGCCGGCGCGATCGCGCTGATCAACTCGATCGGCAACCTCGCCGGTTTTGGCGGGCCCTATCTGATCGGCTGGGTGAAGGAGACGACCGGCAGCACGTCGACCGGCCTCTTGGTGCTGTCGCTGTTGCCGCTCGCGGCCGGCCTCCTGGTTTTCCTCGGCAGCCACGAGACCAAGACCGAGTTCGCGAGCGCGAAGTAGCGATGATGCGAGCGTCGTGACGGTTGCGTAGGATGGGTAGAGCGAAGCGAAACCCATCCTACATTGTCCGCCTACATTGTCCGCGGCGAGATGATGGGTTTCGCTTCGCTCTACCCATCCTACATTACTTGGCGGCTTAGACCGGATATCGCCACTTCAGTGCGCGGCGCACGAAGAAGATCGCAGCCAGCGTGACGCCGAGCGCTGCAAGCCACGTCCATATCAGGATGCCGCCTTGCGCCAGGGCGTAGCGCTCGGAGCATGTCAGCGCCACCAGAAGGCCGACCAGGGCTGCGCCCGCCCAATAGAGCGGCGAACGCAGCATCCCGGTCGCGGCACGCTCAGCCGCCCGTTCGTGCGCTCTGCCGGCAAACCAAATCCAGAAACCGGTGAAGCCCAGGGCCAAAATCCATGACGTGGCCGCAACCTCGCATGCCGCTGCTTCCGTGACCGTAAAAGACCGAAGCTAAAGTCGAGGTATCCGGGCGAAACAGGCCGATTCCGGCCCGTCCTCACGAATTGGTTATCACTGACGAATATTGACATTTATCAGTGATAAATCGATACTCTTCATCAGTCGTCAGCCCGATGGAGATTTCAGATGTTCGCTCGTTCCGTTTTGTCGAGCTATTACAGGCTCTTGACCGGAGCAACGCTGGCCTTCGCGGTGTTCGCGCTGACCGGCTGCAATGAAAAGGCAGCCGAAACGGCTGACCCGGGACGCCCCGTTCTGGTGGCGACCGTCCATTACGAGGCCGAAACGCCTGAGCGCAGCTTTGTCGGCACCATTAAGCCCCGTATCGAAGCCGATATGGGCTTTCGGGTTGCCGGCAAGGTGGCCAAGCGGCTGGTCGAGGTCGGACAGACAGTCGACGTCGACCAGCCCTTGGCCACCCTCGATGAGGTCGATTTGAAGCTGCAGGCCGAGCAGGCGGAGGCGGAATTCCGCGCCGCCACCGGCGTGCTGGCGCAGGCCGCGGCCGCCGAGCAGCGCGCCAAGGACCTGAAGGCCAAGGGCTGGGCCACCGATGCGGCGCTCGATTCCGCCAAGGCCGCCGGCGACGAGGCGCGGGCGCGGCTGAACCGCGCCGAGCGCTCGGTCGAGCTGACCAAGAATTCGCTCTCTTATGCAACGCTGGTGGCCGACACGAGGGGTGTCGTCACCGCGACCATGATCGAGCCCGGCCAGGTGGTTGCCGCGGGCCAGGCTTCGATCCGTGTCGCCCGACTTGGCGAGAAGGAAGCTGTCGTCGCGATCCCCGAGACGCTTCTCGCTCGTGCCAGGTCGGGCGTTGCCACGGTGACGCTGTGGTCGGATGCCAAGAAGACCTATGCCGCCAAGCTGCGCGAGGTCGCGCCGCAGGCCGATCCCGCCACCCGCACCTATCTCGCGAAGTTCTCGCTGCCCGACGCCGACGAGGCCGTCTCGCTCGGCATGACCGCAACCCTGACCCTGGCCGACAAGGCGACCGAACGGGTCGCCAAGCTGCCGCTGTCGGCGCTGTACAGCCAGGGCGGCGATCCCTCGCTCTACATCGTCGATGACAAGGGCGACATCGCGCTGAAACCGGTCAAGGTGAAGGCCTATGAGAGCAACAACGTCGTCATCTCCGGCGGCGTCGACGATGGCGCCAAGGTGGTCGCCCTCGGCGTGCAGAAACTCGATCCGAGCCAGAAGGTCCGGGTCGTCTCGTCGCTGTCGTTCTGATTGGTCGTTGTTCCGTCATTGCGAGCGAAGCGAAGCAATCCCTCTCGCAGCAAGACAAGTGTGGATTGCTTCGTCGCTAACGCTCCTCGCAATGAGGGCCGTGGCGATAACGGTTTGGGGATTTGGAGACTGACATGAAGCGCTTCAACCTTTCGGCCTGGGCGGTCAGCCATCCGACGCTGGTGCTGTTCCTGATGATCATCCTCGGCGCCGCCGGCTTCTTCTCCTATGAGAAGCTCGGCCGCGCCGAGGATCCGTTCTTCACCGTCAAGGTGGTGAACGTCTCGGTGATGTGGCCGGGCGCGACCTCGCAGGAAATGCAGATGCAGGTCGCCGATCCGATCGAGAAGAAACTGCAGGAGCTGCCGTTCTTCGACAAGGTGCAGACCTATTCCAAGCCAGGCTTCACCGCGATGCAAGTCTCCTTCAAGGATTCGACCTCGCCGAAGGACGTGCCCTATCTCTTCTATCTCCTGCGCAAGAAGCTGGTCGACGTGCAGGGCGAGCTGCCCTCCGGCATCCTCGGCCCCGTGGTCAACGACGAATTCTCCGACGTCGATTCGATCCTCTATATGATGACCGGCGACGGCGCCAACTATGCGCAGCTCAAGAAGGTCGCGGAGGGTTTTCGCCAGCGTCTGCTGAAGGTGCCTGGCGTTACCAAGATCGACCTTTACGGCACCCAGGACGAGCGCATCTTCGTCGAGTTCTCGCATGCCAAGCTCGCGACGCTCGGCATCACGCCGCAGGCGCTGTTCGACTCGCTCGCCAAGCAGAACAATGTCACGCCGGCCGGCACGGTCGAGACCTCGTCGCAGCGCGTGCCGCTGCGCGTCACCGGTGCGCTTGACGGCGTCAAGGCGGTTGCCGAAACGCCGGTCGAGAGCAACGGCCGTGTGTTCCGGCTTGGCGATATCGCAACCGTCTCTCACGGCTATGTCGATCCGCCGAGCTTCAAGGTGCGTCAGGAAGGCAAGCCCGCGCTCGGCATCGGCGTCGTCACCGCCAAGGGCGCCAACATCCTCGAGCTCGGCAAGGAGGTCCAGCAGGCGACCGCCGAGTTCCTGAAGGCGGTGCCGCAGGGCGTCGACATTCAGCAGATCGCCGACCAGCCCAAGGTGGTCGAGCACGCCGTCGGCGAGTTCGTGCACTCCTTCGTCGAGGCGCTCGCGATCGTGCTGTTCGTCTCCTTTGTCGCGCTCGGCTGGCGCACCGGCATCGTGGTGGCACTCTCGGTGCCGCTGGTGCTCGGCATCGTCTTCATCGTGATGAACGCGATGTCGCTCGATCTGCACCGCATCACGCTCGGCGCGCTGATCATTGCGCTCGGCCTCCTGGTCGACGACGCCATCATCGCGGTCGAGATGATGGTGGTGAAAATGGAACAGGGCTGGGACCGCATGAAGGCGGCGTCCTTTGCCTGGGAATCCACTGCGTTTCCGATGCTCACGGGAACGCTGGTCACAGCCGCTGGCTTCCTCCCCATCGGCTTTGCCAATTCGGCGGTCGGCGAATATGCCGGCGGCATCTTCTGGATCGTGGCGATTGCGCTCGTCGCATCCTGGTTCGTCGCGGTGATCTTCACGCCCTATATCGGCGTCAAGCTGCTGCCCAAC of the Bradyrhizobium quebecense genome contains:
- a CDS encoding efflux RND transporter periplasmic adaptor subunit encodes the protein MFARSVLSSYYRLLTGATLAFAVFALTGCNEKAAETADPGRPVLVATVHYEAETPERSFVGTIKPRIEADMGFRVAGKVAKRLVEVGQTVDVDQPLATLDEVDLKLQAEQAEAEFRAATGVLAQAAAAEQRAKDLKAKGWATDAALDSAKAAGDEARARLNRAERSVELTKNSLSYATLVADTRGVVTATMIEPGQVVAAGQASIRVARLGEKEAVVAIPETLLARARSGVATVTLWSDAKKTYAAKLREVAPQADPATRTYLAKFSLPDADEAVSLGMTATLTLADKATERVAKLPLSALYSQGGDPSLYIVDDKGDIALKPVKVKAYESNNVVISGGVDDGAKVVALGVQKLDPSQKVRVVSSLSF
- a CDS encoding phospholipid carrier-dependent glycosyltransferase, coding for MIIASESPSVLRRPVARTAIVATIIFIVAHVVLLLGITTPDKLYFDEVHYVPAARQMLLPVIEGPILNPMHPPLAKEIIALSIKAFGDVPLGWRYPAALFGALALVAVYLGALALFASQERAIAAVLLAFFNQMLFVQARIAMLDIFALAFCLFAIAAFIHGFRQKRPQSTFALTGVFAGLACACKWSGLFVLATCIAIVAVISLMQGWRTRFADANAEDWYRPDLWPDFRLRHFIVCFVLIPAAVYLASFVPLYGLSFTDLVEAQRRIFADNTTTAIAGHTYMSSWPSWPFLVRPVWYLFEKVGDDRFAAIVFLGNPLVLWPALIALIVALRDWIATRSRDAFLVLAFYLGPYLAWALLPRTLGFIYYYLPAATTASFVLVYALTRKGMPRWLLWAFVAVGCAGFIAMLPITIAAIGTSMATFNRLMLFQSWI
- a CDS encoding FecR family protein, whose translation is MNSRHSFFSLLALGLAVALTAHPVQAQTRVGEAAMVKNEVVRVAAATTPINVGDALLRDETVRTGLESAARLVMADSTNLSLGPNASLKLDRTVFDDEHHYRDVAIRLTSGAFRFVTGHSNKAAYTITTPLATIGVRGTVLDILSQRGKTTVVLQEGASTVCTSNRQCIDLTQPGDTAIITSSGGRTTIQKTNNPPWTFAATCTQAAGLCTVTQFADASPVTPPVADDPTGMLCGR
- a CDS encoding OmpA family protein; its protein translation is MTRSFSLALLTIGAALSMTAGVALAGSDTVPAAQILNALKPKSATRGLSAGTQVDPAASAKEASFLNTVRNRQTRSLSLGERQEIADIAANKPKIDLEIHFDYNSADIAKGSAQAVQELGKALSDASMKGSTFVVAGHTDAIGSEAYNQDLSERRADTIKNYLVEHYGLNGSDLVTVGYGKTRPKDPSAPMDPTNRRVQVVNMDAKTASQ
- a CDS encoding winged helix-turn-helix domain-containing protein, producing MPRVAEPLSLNNAAARHIWLRAQRLDTTAPFGDGASAVAAAVDHLGYVQIDTINVIERCHHHILFTRIPDYRRADLKQAQSQDKSVFEYWTHALSYVPSKDINIFLPAMKAHKREGHKWFASVTPSDTRKVLRLLRAGPLTIRDIEDDVLTEKEHLWQSRKPSKRALQLAFYGGVVTISERAGMLKTYELMSRHFGWDKPPTPAPASARIAYLLDRALRSQGIVSLDSICHLDAPSKKAVRSLIEARVRRKELVRIALDGAGKQEHWARPEVLEETGEGDPALVHILSPFDPLIIQRKRTELFFGYGHRFEAYVPKEKRLFGYFALPVLVGDDIVAALDLKTDRQNRKLLMQKWSWVGNGKKQAGRKELKRRIEEELDRFERFQLAE
- a CDS encoding MFS transporter is translated as MSQSATVAPDRGARSEIETSTIRAISWRLIPFLILAYFFSYLDRVNLGFAALTMNSELKFSPVVFSFGAGIFFIGYFIFEVPSNLALERFGASKWIARIMVSWGILSALMAAVYDEHSFYALRFFLGVAEAGFFPGIILYLTYWYPAEYRARFLAAFALAVPISTVIGAPISGLLLGLDGVMGLKGWQWLFVIEGIPSVLLGIVTWFYLTDRPEKADWLSAEQKAWLKAKLDAEVAAKQAAQHFTLGQALSSPKVLALSAIYFGFVASLYGMQFWLPQIVKAFGLTNAQTGFVTAIPYAFGTVAMILWARRSDAARERVFHVGAPLLLTALALAVSSYITDPTMTMVVLTVAAIGVFCTFAVFWTLPTAWLSGTAAAGAIALINSIGNLAGFGGPYLIGWVKETTGSTSTGLLVLSLLPLAAGLLVFLGSHETKTEFASAK